The Erythrolamprus reginae isolate rEryReg1 chromosome 3, rEryReg1.hap1, whole genome shotgun sequence genome contains a region encoding:
- the IFT52 gene encoding intraflagellar transport protein 52 homolog isoform X2, translating into MEGDLRNIIIFNASKKEIFTMNSGYRILQKKLRSNWKIQNLKDEITLEKLSGVKLWITSGPREKFTAAEFEVLKKYLESGGNILVMLGEGGESRYDTNINFLLEEFGIMVNNDSVVRNVYYKYFHPKEALVSNGVLNREISRAAGKTVTGIIDEDTGGNDSQALTFVYPFGATLNVMKPAVAVLSTGSVCFPLNRPILAFYPYKTQGGKLAVLGSCHMFSDQYLEKEENTKIMEVLFQWLTTNDIHLNQIDAEDPEISDYTMLPDIATLSERLRVCLQEGDENPRDFTTLFDMSIYQLDTTALPKIIKSYEQLNVKYESLQLIQPQFETPLPALQPAVFPPAFRELPPPNLDLFDLDETFSSEKARLAQITNKCTEDDLEFYVRKCGDILGVTNKLPKEQQDAKHILEHIFFQVVEFKKLNQEHDIDTSEVGFHDGF; encoded by the exons ATGGAGGGCGATCTTCGGAATATTATTATCTTCAATGCTTCCAAAAAGGAAATTTTTACTATGAACAGTGGTTATAGGATTTTACAAAAAAAACTTCGTAGTAACTGGAAAATACAGAA CTTAAAGGATGAAATCACTTTAGAGAAACTTTCAGGAGTAAAATTGTGGATTACCTCAGGACCCAGAGAAAAGTTTACAGCTGCTGAA TTTGAAGTTCTGAAGAAATATCTAGAAAGTGGTGGGAATATCTTGGTGATGCTGGGAGAAGGTGGTGAATCTCGTTATGATACTAACATCAACTTTTTATTAGAAGAGTTCGGGATCATGGTCAATAATG atTCTGTGGTGAGAAATGTGTATTATAAATATTTTCATCCTAAAGAAGCCTTGGTGTCTAATGGAGTTTTAAATCG GGAAATCAGCAGAGCTGCAGGAAAAACAGTTACTGGGATAATAGATGAAGATACTGGTGGAAATGATTCGCA GGCTCTCACTTTTGTATACCCCTTTGGTGCTACATTAAATGTTATGAAACCTGCAGTGGCTGTTCTGTCTACAGGCTCTGTCTGTTTTCCTCTTAATAGACCCATTTTGGCTTTTTATCCTTACAAG ACTCAAGGTGGCAAATTAGCAGTATTGGGTTCATGCCATATGTTCAGTGATCAGTATTTGGAAAAGGAAGAGAATACCAAAATCATG GAAGTACTTTtccagtggcttacaacaaatgaCATTCACTTAAATCAAATAGATGCAGAAGATCCAGAA atTTCTGATTATACAATGCTTCCTGATATAGCCACTTTGTCAGAACGGTTACGAGTTTGTCTGCAAGAGGGAGATGAGAATCCACGAGACTTTACAACACTGTTTGATATGTCTATTTATCAACTAGATACTACAGCACTTCCAAAAATTATAAA GTCTTATGAACAGCTAAATGTGAAATATGAATCACTTCAGCTAATTCAGCCACAGTTTGAAACACCTTTACCTGCACTCCAGCCAGCA GTTTTTCCACCAGCTTTCAGAGAGTTGCCTCCTCCCAACCTGGACTTGTTTGATTTAGATGAAACTTTTTCTTCTGAGAAAGCTCGTCTTGCCCAAATAACAAACAAGT GTACTGAAGATGATCTGGAATTCTATGTCAGAAAATGTGGTGATATCCTAGGGGTAACTAATAAACTGCCAAAGGAACAGCAAGATGCCAAGCATATACTGGAACATATTTTCTTTCAAGTGGTTGAGTTCAAGAAGCTAAATCAA
- the IFT52 gene encoding intraflagellar transport protein 52 homolog isoform X1: protein MVATPQIIMEGDLRNIIIFNASKKEIFTMNSGYRILQKKLRSNWKIQNLKDEITLEKLSGVKLWITSGPREKFTAAEFEVLKKYLESGGNILVMLGEGGESRYDTNINFLLEEFGIMVNNDSVVRNVYYKYFHPKEALVSNGVLNREISRAAGKTVTGIIDEDTGGNDSQALTFVYPFGATLNVMKPAVAVLSTGSVCFPLNRPILAFYPYKTQGGKLAVLGSCHMFSDQYLEKEENTKIMEVLFQWLTTNDIHLNQIDAEDPEISDYTMLPDIATLSERLRVCLQEGDENPRDFTTLFDMSIYQLDTTALPKIIKSYEQLNVKYESLQLIQPQFETPLPALQPAVFPPAFRELPPPNLDLFDLDETFSSEKARLAQITNKCTEDDLEFYVRKCGDILGVTNKLPKEQQDAKHILEHIFFQVVEFKKLNQEHDIDTSEVGFHDGF, encoded by the exons ATGGTGGCGACTCCGCAG ataATTATGGAGGGCGATCTTCGGAATATTATTATCTTCAATGCTTCCAAAAAGGAAATTTTTACTATGAACAGTGGTTATAGGATTTTACAAAAAAAACTTCGTAGTAACTGGAAAATACAGAA CTTAAAGGATGAAATCACTTTAGAGAAACTTTCAGGAGTAAAATTGTGGATTACCTCAGGACCCAGAGAAAAGTTTACAGCTGCTGAA TTTGAAGTTCTGAAGAAATATCTAGAAAGTGGTGGGAATATCTTGGTGATGCTGGGAGAAGGTGGTGAATCTCGTTATGATACTAACATCAACTTTTTATTAGAAGAGTTCGGGATCATGGTCAATAATG atTCTGTGGTGAGAAATGTGTATTATAAATATTTTCATCCTAAAGAAGCCTTGGTGTCTAATGGAGTTTTAAATCG GGAAATCAGCAGAGCTGCAGGAAAAACAGTTACTGGGATAATAGATGAAGATACTGGTGGAAATGATTCGCA GGCTCTCACTTTTGTATACCCCTTTGGTGCTACATTAAATGTTATGAAACCTGCAGTGGCTGTTCTGTCTACAGGCTCTGTCTGTTTTCCTCTTAATAGACCCATTTTGGCTTTTTATCCTTACAAG ACTCAAGGTGGCAAATTAGCAGTATTGGGTTCATGCCATATGTTCAGTGATCAGTATTTGGAAAAGGAAGAGAATACCAAAATCATG GAAGTACTTTtccagtggcttacaacaaatgaCATTCACTTAAATCAAATAGATGCAGAAGATCCAGAA atTTCTGATTATACAATGCTTCCTGATATAGCCACTTTGTCAGAACGGTTACGAGTTTGTCTGCAAGAGGGAGATGAGAATCCACGAGACTTTACAACACTGTTTGATATGTCTATTTATCAACTAGATACTACAGCACTTCCAAAAATTATAAA GTCTTATGAACAGCTAAATGTGAAATATGAATCACTTCAGCTAATTCAGCCACAGTTTGAAACACCTTTACCTGCACTCCAGCCAGCA GTTTTTCCACCAGCTTTCAGAGAGTTGCCTCCTCCCAACCTGGACTTGTTTGATTTAGATGAAACTTTTTCTTCTGAGAAAGCTCGTCTTGCCCAAATAACAAACAAGT GTACTGAAGATGATCTGGAATTCTATGTCAGAAAATGTGGTGATATCCTAGGGGTAACTAATAAACTGCCAAAGGAACAGCAAGATGCCAAGCATATACTGGAACATATTTTCTTTCAAGTGGTTGAGTTCAAGAAGCTAAATCAA
- the SGK2 gene encoding serine/threonine-protein kinase Sgk2 isoform X3 — protein sequence MDHSRSPEHNSQPSSPTDNINLGPSANPNAKPTDFDFLKVIGKGSFGKVLLSKHKSDGRFYAIKVLQKKSILKKKEQNHIMAERNVLLKNVKHPFLVGLHYSFQTKEKLYFVLDYVNGGELFFHLQRERCFREPRARFYAAEMTSAVGYLHSLNIIYRDLKPENILLDSQGHIVLTDFGLCKEGMEQEETTSTFCGTPEYLAPEVLKKQPYDRTVDWWCLGSVLYEMLFGLPPFYSRDMSQMYENILHKPLQIQGTKTIAACDILQGLLHKDQKKRLGAKTDFLEIKNHMFFAPINWDDLYNKKITPPFNPNVAGPADLRHFDPEFTQETVPNSIIQTPDLATSSSSAADAFLGFSYAPNDDD from the exons TGCCAAGCCAACTGATTTTGACTTCCTAAAAGTAATTGGCAAAGGAAGCTTTGGGAAA GTCCTTTTGTCCAAACACAAGTCTGATGGAAGATTCTATGCTATAAAGGTTTTGCAGAAAAAGTCCATCCTTAAGAAAAAAGAG CAAAACCATATAATGGCAGAACGCAATGTGCTCCTGAAGAATGTGAAACATCCTTTCCTCGTGGGGCTCCACTATTCTTTCCAAACCAAGGAGAAACTCTACTTCGTACTGGATTATGTAAATGGAGGAGAG TTATTCTTCCACCTACAAAGGGAGCGCTGTTTCCGTGAACCTCGAGCTCGCTTCTATGCAGCAGAGATGACGAGTGCGGTTGGCTACCTTCACTCACTGAATATCATATACAG ggaCCTGAAACCTGAAAATATTCTTTTGGATTCTCAG GGTCACATTGTTCTGACAGATTTTGGACTTTGCAAAGAAGGAATGGAGCAAGAAGAAACAACATCTACTTTTTGTGGCACACCAGAA TACTTGGCTCCAGAAGTTCTTAAAAAGCAGCCTTATGACCGAACTGTTGACTGGTGGTGCCTTGGATCTGTACTTTATGAAATGCTATTTGGCTTG CCTCCATTTTACAGCCGGGATATGTCACAGATGTATGAGAATATCCTGCACAAACCACTTCAGATTCAAGGAACCAAGACCATAGCAGCTTGTGATATCCTACAAGGACTTCTTCATAAAGATCAGAAGAAGAGACTTGGAGCCAAGACTGATTTT CTTGAAATAAAGAACCATATGTTCTTCGCTCCAATAAATTGGGACGATTTGTATAATAAGAAGATCACTCCTCCATTTAATCCTAATGTG gctgggCCAGCTGATCTACGACATTTTGACCCAGAATTCACTCAGGAAACTGTTCCCAATTCCATCATCCAAACTCCTGATTTAGCTACCAGCAGTTCCAGTGCAGCAGATGCTTTCCTGGGTTTTTCTTATGCACCAAATGACGACGATTAA